The following DNA comes from Lutra lutra chromosome 14, mLutLut1.2, whole genome shotgun sequence.
GGAATCTTCTCACCTGCACCATGAATGTCTCTCACTTCCTGGCCTTACTGCTCCCAGGATCCCCACAGGGTCAAAACAGGAGCAGGTCAAGGAGCATTCCGTACAACTTCTCAGACCACTGCCAGGATTCTGTAGACCTGATGGTCTTCATTGTCACCTCTTATAGCATTGAGACTGTTGTGGGGGTCCTGGGCAACCTCTGCCTCATATGCGTGACCATGCGGCAGAAGGAGAAGGCCAACGTGACCAACCTGCTCATTGCCAACCTGGCTTTCTCTGACTTCCTCATGGGTCTCCTCTGTCAGCCGCTCACGGCCATATACACCATTATGGACTACTGGGTCTTTGGGGAGACCCTTTGCAAGATGTCGGCCTTCATCCAGTGCTTGTCGGTGACAGTCTCCATCCTTTCGCTTGTTCTTGTGGCCCTGGAGAGGCATCAGCTCATCATCAACCCAACAGGCTGGAAGCCCAGTGTCCCCCAGGCCTACCTGGGGATTGTGATCATCTGGCTCATCGGcgccttcctctccctgcccttcctggtCAACAGTGTCCTGGAGAAAGTCTTTCATAGGAACCACTCCAAGGCTGTGGAGTTTCTGGCAGATAAGGTGGTCTGTACCGAGTCGTGGCCACTGCACCACCACCGCATCGTCTACACCACCTCCCTGCTGCTCTTCCAGTACTGTGTGCCCTTGGCCTTCATCCTGGTCTGCTACGTGCGCATCTACCAGCACCTGCGGAAGCGGAGGCAGGTGTTCCGCAAGGGCACCTACAGCTCACGGGCATGGCAGATGAAGCGGATAAATGGGATCCTCGTGGTCATGGTGGTGGCCTTCGCCGTGCTCTGGCTGCCCCTGCATGTGTTCAACAGCCTAGAGGACTGGTACCACGAGGCCATCCCCATCTGTTACGCCAACCTCATCTTCTTGGTGTGCCACCTGCTTGCCATGGCCTCTACCTGTGTCAACCCTTTCATCTACGGTTTTCTCAACACCAACTTCAAGAAGGAGGTCAAGGCCCTGGTGCTGACGTGTCAGCAGAGTGCTCCGGTGGATGAGTCTGAGCATCTGCCCCTGTCCACAGTGCACACGGAGGTCTCCAAAGGCTCTCTGAGGCTCAGTGGCAGGTCTAACCCTATTTAGTCTGGTTTAGGGCTTCTCCCAGCCACGTCCATTGCCAGGCTGTCTCACTCAGCTAAGTGAGCCAGTTGCATCATTACTGCATCGTTAGGGCATTCTGGTGGCACTCCATCATTGCTGGTtttctggagcccagagaggctggAGAGAGCCTCTTTTTGTACGCATCTACTCTGTGAAGCCCGACATTCACACGATCCAAGCATTTATTCCTGGAGGAGTCCTGAGTCTGGATTCTGCAGGTTAGAGCATGCCTTGCAGCCTGACCAGGTGCTGGAACCAGAGATGGTCCTCTTGTAGCAGGCAGAGTTCATTCTGGTAATTCACAAACAGATGCTCAGCCTAGGAACCCAAGGGGTTCATCTTGGCCAATGAGACTGTGAGGTCACTGTGGGGTAAGGGAAGGAGCACGTGGGGTCAGGGCTCTGGACCTTGGTCAGTCCCTCACCTCTGAGAGAGGTGATGTTGGTGAACAGAATTTACGAGTAGTAAAGAAGTCTATGAAGACAAGATAGAGGGATTACTGTCATGGGGTTAGAGTATTACATTGCAGAGCATGGATCCTGGTCATCTTGGGTCCTCGTGCTCCTCTGCAGCAGGAAAGTCAGGCCTGAGCAGCAAGAACCCCAGGATTCACCTCCTGCTCCAACTTTCTCTTCCACTGCCTCTGCCACCTTAGTTCGAAATAAGACTGCAAGTGCCCCCCCCGAAAACCACCTTGAGGGGGATACCTGCATTGTCGCAGAGCTGGTCCTCCACACCTAGGACAGATGCTGGTGCAGGGAGAGGGCTCCAGCAAGTCAGGCTGATGGCAAACGTGCCCTGCTGAGTGCTCAGCTGAGCACAAGCACCCTGGGCCACAGTCCAGCATGGGGAGGACTCAGGCTGCTTCAGCCATGCTCTTACCTCCTCTTCCTGACTTTCAGGACTTCTCTCGACAAGGCAGCTGGCTAGGAACTCTGTGTGCCTCCCCATCATTGACCCACTGCCAAGGCCAACGGCACTCTGACTGCTAACCTGACTTGCTCTAGGTGATGGGCACCCTGTTGAAAAGCCTCACCAAGGCTTCAGGAAGGGTAGGGGCAGGGGGGTTCTTTTGTTTGGCTTAATGGGACACTGGCTGAAACCTAGATTTCCTCccaggaaaaaggaggaaagccTAAAATGAATAGGATTATCTCACCCATGCCCCAGTCTTCTGGCTGCTGACCCAGATCCAAGGCTTTATCTCTGTGTGGACCAGACAGACAGGTCAAGATCGCCTctgggctactttttttttttttttaatttttaaaatttttttcagcataacagtattcattatttttgcaccacacccagtgctccatgcaatccgtgccctctacaatgcccaccacctggtgcccccaacctcccaccccccaccccttcaaaattctcagatcgtttttcagagtccatagtctctcatggttcacctccccttccaatttccctcaactcccttctcctcaacatctccccttgtcctccatgctatttgttatgctacacaaataagtgaaaccatatgataattgactctctctgcttgacttatttcactcagcataatctcttccagttccgtccatgttgctacaaaacttggggattcatcctttcttttttttttttttaatttttttatttttttcagcataacagtattcattatttttgcaccacacccagtgctccatgcaatccgtgccctctacaatacccaccacctggtgcccccaacctcccaccccccaccccttcaaaattctcagatcgtttttcagagtccatagtctctcatggttcacctccccttccaatttcccacaactcccttctcctctccatctccccttgtcctccatgctatttgttatgctccacaaataagtgaaaccatatgataattgactctctctgcttgacttatttcactcagcataatctcttccagtcccgtccatgttgctacaaaacttggggattcatcctttctttctttttttttttttttttacagctttataaacatatatttttatccccaggggtacaggtctgcgaatcgccaggtttacacacttcacaacactcaccatagcacataccctccccgatatccataaccccaccccctttcccaaccccctccccccatcaaccctcagtttgttttgtgagattaagagtcacttatggtttgtctccctcccaatcccatcttgtttcatttactcttctcctaccccctcgaccccccatgttgcatctcctctccctcatatcagggagatcatatgatagttgtctttctccgattgacttatttcgctaagcatgataccctctagttccatccacgtcgtcgcaaatggcaagatttcatttcttttgatggctgcatagtattccattgtgtatatataccacatcttctttatccactcgtctgtagatggacatctaggttctttccatagtttggctactgtagacattgctgctataaacattcgggtgcacgtgccccttcggatcactacgtttgtatctttagggtaaatacccagcagtgcaattgctgggtcacagggtagttctattttcaacattttgaggaacctccatgctgttttccagagtggttgcaccagcttgcattcccaccaacagtgtaggagggttcccctttctccgcatcctcgccagcatctgtcatttcctgacttgttcattttagccattctgactggtgtgaggtgatatctcatggtggttttgatttgtatttccctgatgccgagtgatatggagcactttttcatgtgtctgttggccatctggatgtcttctttgcagaaatgtctgttcatgtcctctgcccatttcttgattggattatttgttctttgggtgttgagtttgctaagttctttatagattttggacactagccctttatctgatatgtcatttgcaaatatcttctcccattctgtcagttgtcttttggttttgttcactgtttcctttgctgtgcaaaagcttttgatcttgataaaatccaaaaagttcatttttgcccttgcttcccttgcctttggtgatgttcctaggaagatgttgctgcggctgaggtcgaagaggttgctgcctgtgttttcctcgaggattttgatggattcctttctcacattgagatccttcatccattttgagtctattttcgtgtgtggtgtaaggaaatgatccaatttcatttttctgcatgtggctgtccaattttcccaacaccatttattgaagaggctgtcttttttccattggacattctttcctgctttgtcgaagatgagttgaccatagagttgagggtccatttctgggctctctattctgttccattgatctatgtgtctgtttttgtgccagtaccatgctgtcttgatgaagacagctttgtaatagagcttgaagtccggaattgtgatgccaccaactttggctttctttttcaatattcctttggctattcgaggtcttttctggttccatataaattttaggatgatttgttccatttctttgaaaaaatggatggtactttgataggaattgcattaaatgtgtagattgctttaggtagcatagacattttcacaatatttattcttccaatccaggagcat
Coding sequences within:
- the LOC125085277 gene encoding neuropeptide Y receptor type 4-2; the protein is MNVSHFLALLLPGSPQGQNRSRSRSIPYNFSDHCQDSVDLMVFIVTSYSIETVVGVLGNLCLICVTMRQKEKANVTNLLIANLAFSDFLMGLLCQPLTAIYTIMDYWVFGETLCKMSAFIQCLSVTVSILSLVLVALERHQLIINPTGWKPSVPQAYLGIVIIWLIGAFLSLPFLVNSVLEKVFHRNHSKAVEFLADKVVCTESWPLHHHRIVYTTSLLLFQYCVPLAFILVCYVRIYQHLRKRRQVFRKGTYSSRAWQMKRINGILVVMVVAFAVLWLPLHVFNSLEDWYHEAIPICYANLIFLVCHLLAMASTCVNPFIYGFLNTNFKKEVKALVLTCQQSAPVDESEHLPLSTVHTEVSKGSLRLSGRSNPI